A single Anabrus simplex isolate iqAnaSimp1 chromosome 10, ASM4041472v1, whole genome shotgun sequence DNA region contains:
- the LOC136881940 gene encoding uncharacterized protein: MGFGFLTLFFILVISGLAVFEGLAFYDRFDTMEIRARFVTYHNILGVIFFLMSVGLIISGVTEYAGIPLNIMQKSNTSTKFAEVNNIFTFSNDTEDASQDPFVWKHYFKRHAATRMVTLLYVCSTIPVMYALTKEEFRYRGRIILTLDRELSQT, encoded by the exons GTCATTTCAGGTCTTGCTGTATTTGAAGGCCTGGCCTTTTATGACCGCTTTGACACAATGGAGATCAGAGCAAGATTTGTCACCTACCACAATATATTGGGTGTCATATTCTTCCTTATGTCCGTGGGTCTTATCATCAGCGGTGTTACAGAATATGCTGGAATACCACTGAA CATCATGCAGAAATCAAACACGTCTACGAAGTTCGCAGAGgtcaacaatatttttacattttctaACGATACAGAAGATGCCTCTCAGGATCCCTTTGTGTGGAAGCATTACTTTAAGAGACATGCAGCCACCAGAATGGTCACTCTTCTCTACGTATGTTCCACCATCCCCGTCATGTATGCACTTACTAAGGAAGAGTTCAGGTATCGGGGACGGATTATTCTCACTTTGGACAGAGAACTGAGTCAGACATGA